Proteins found in one Streptomyces sp. CB09001 genomic segment:
- a CDS encoding TOPRIM nucleotidyl transferase/hydrolase domain-containing protein, with the protein MADMDAFRDEIARWAAGGAGDTAGDLAADLVGDLGLRTAVLLEGPSDLAAVEALAARADRDLTAEGVAVVSMGGAMSVGRFAGLLGPPGLGLRLTGLCDAREEPFYVRGWQRAGAPRDFHVCVADLEDELIRALGTERVEEVIRAEDELRPWQTFLAQPAQHGRSRQQQLRRFLSTRKGRKIRYGSLLVEALDTGRPPAPLADLLAGL; encoded by the coding sequence ATGGCGGACATGGACGCGTTCCGGGACGAGATCGCCCGCTGGGCGGCGGGCGGCGCCGGAGACACCGCGGGTGACCTGGCGGCCGACCTGGTCGGGGATCTCGGCCTGCGGACGGCGGTGCTGCTGGAGGGCCCCAGCGACCTCGCGGCCGTCGAGGCCCTGGCGGCCCGCGCGGACCGCGACCTGACCGCCGAAGGTGTGGCGGTGGTGTCGATGGGCGGCGCGATGAGCGTCGGCCGCTTCGCGGGGCTGCTCGGCCCGCCCGGCCTCGGCCTGCGCCTGACCGGCCTCTGCGACGCCCGGGAGGAGCCGTTCTACGTCCGCGGCTGGCAACGGGCCGGTGCCCCACGGGACTTCCACGTCTGCGTGGCCGACCTGGAGGACGAGCTGATCCGCGCGCTGGGCACGGAGCGGGTCGAGGAAGTCATACGGGCCGAGGACGAACTCCGGCCCTGGCAGACCTTCCTGGCCCAGCCCGCGCAGCACGGCCGCTCCCGGCAACAGCAGTTGCGCCGCTTCCTCAGCACCAGGAAGGGCCGCAAGATCCGCTACGGCAGCCTCCTGGTGGAGGCCCTCGACACCGGACGGCCACCGGCACCGCTCGCGGATCTCCTCGCGGGGCTGTGA
- a CDS encoding IucA/IucC family protein, with translation MERVDLLPPPTGADAPFRDGAAARDDVARRADAHAAVPLLNCLLREVAEPLPGPGARPVYRLPGGRLLRVRPGRRPAEPEVRTADGWHRVDHAELVKLVAEALRRHTGVPNHELPTEMTDSRDAVAALLTARARATPPADPYLRSEQALLTGHTHHPAPKARGGGPHTGWLPYAPEAHARFPLTLLAVREDTVVDEGDTAALDALGKAPPGYRLLPAHPWQLDLTAAALAPAFADGRLVRVGTTGFFAWPTAAIRTVYAPEYLPGRDLFLKFSLDVRVTNDIRRLWRHDLLRLRRTDTAASEAFASLGPPAAWLGDRGHRTADFAFEELAVVVRDGLRDHLLPGATPLLAAALVEGFPGSPLAAATDPAPWWEAYLAAVVPPVLTAFAEDGVVLEAHLQNTLVAVDAAGTPVQALFRDAEGVKLLPDTPRAAGWERLVYCLVVNHLYEIAAALTEHHPAFDPWPAVRRTLARHDLPEIPALLTAPTLPAKTNLLLRWTGADGADARYRPLPNPLRGA, from the coding sequence GTGGAACGCGTGGATCTCCTGCCCCCGCCCACCGGCGCCGACGCCCCCTTCCGGGACGGCGCCGCCGCCCGGGACGACGTCGCGCGCCGCGCCGACGCCCACGCGGCCGTACCGCTGCTGAACTGCCTGCTGCGCGAGGTGGCCGAACCCCTGCCGGGCCCCGGCGCCCGCCCCGTGTACCGGCTGCCCGGCGGCAGGCTGCTGCGGGTGCGGCCCGGCCGCCGCCCCGCCGAACCGGAGGTCCGCACGGCGGACGGCTGGCACCGGGTCGACCACGCCGAACTGGTGAAGCTCGTCGCCGAGGCCCTGCGCCGGCACACCGGGGTGCCCAACCACGAACTGCCCACCGAGATGACCGACAGCCGCGACGCGGTGGCCGCCCTGCTGACGGCACGCGCGCGTGCCACCCCGCCCGCCGACCCGTACCTCCGCTCCGAGCAGGCCCTGCTCACCGGCCACACCCACCACCCCGCCCCGAAGGCACGCGGCGGCGGCCCGCACACCGGATGGCTGCCGTACGCGCCCGAGGCACACGCCCGCTTCCCGCTGACGCTGCTCGCCGTGCGCGAGGACACCGTCGTCGACGAGGGCGACACCGCCGCGCTGGACGCCCTCGGCAAGGCCCCGCCCGGCTACCGCCTGCTGCCCGCCCACCCCTGGCAACTGGACCTGACGGCAGCGGCGCTCGCCCCCGCCTTCGCCGACGGCCGGCTCGTCCGGGTGGGCACGACCGGCTTCTTCGCCTGGCCGACGGCCGCGATCCGCACGGTGTACGCGCCCGAGTACCTCCCCGGACGGGACCTGTTCCTGAAGTTCAGCCTCGACGTGCGCGTCACCAACGACATCCGCCGCCTGTGGCGCCACGACCTGCTGAGACTGCGCCGCACCGACACGGCCGCCAGCGAGGCCTTCGCCTCCCTGGGACCTCCCGCCGCCTGGCTCGGCGACCGCGGCCACCGCACCGCGGACTTCGCCTTCGAGGAACTGGCCGTCGTCGTCCGCGACGGCCTGCGCGACCACCTGCTGCCCGGCGCGACCCCGCTTCTGGCCGCCGCGCTCGTGGAGGGCTTCCCCGGCAGCCCGCTCGCGGCCGCCACCGACCCGGCCCCCTGGTGGGAGGCGTATCTCGCCGCCGTCGTCCCGCCCGTCCTGACCGCCTTCGCCGAGGACGGCGTCGTCCTGGAGGCTCACCTGCAGAACACCCTGGTGGCCGTGGACGCGGCCGGCACCCCGGTGCAGGCCCTGTTCCGGGACGCGGAAGGCGTCAAACTGCTGCCGGACACCCCCCGGGCGGCCGGCTGGGAGCGCCTGGTCTACTGCCTGGTCGTCAACCACCTGTACGAGATCGCCGCCGCCCTCACCGAACACCACCCCGCCTTCGACCCCTGGCCCGCCGTCCGCCGCACCCTGGCCCGCCACGACCTCCCCGAAATCCCGGCCCTGCTCACCGCCCCCACCCTTCCCGCCAAGACCAACCTCCTGCTGCGCTGGACCGGCGCGGACGGCGCCGACGCCCGCTACCGCCCGCTGCCCAACCCGCTGCGCGGGGCCTGA
- a CDS encoding IucA/IucC family siderophore biosynthesis protein codes for MHRPPSVAAEVAEELAAVRPGLVARFEAERPGARAAVLSRLWRALAFEPLPWVEGRERSGDGLVLRLRDGRRLSGPAADPYRTDAYVPVVRLDQVAYDDPERLMTDLSVAGSASFAAELGHSAASLALSRAAQPRTAREGAPENHPDEWPDSGWGWERRVVDGHPYHPGCRARPGFSVAEQLAYGPEHGPVVELGLVPVPVAECLVTGVWPGEWRDGARLLVPVHPWQAAHVLKQSCGAGPAAHPLMSLRTLAVPGSVHVKTALSARLTSSVRDISIASIVASADLSSFGEGLAARLDGLLHVTRTLGAATAHSPDLAAVLREAPEAYASTGEHVVPVAALATTELPRSPAWLAAFARLALTVGLRALELGVALEAHGQNLLVVLSATGDPLRLVYRDLADIRVSPARLSRHGIAAHGLPARVLTDEPLALRRKLFGSLVGGALAATAGSGPALRKALEAAVPELPGGDDVVALCEGPLPVKALTAMRTSPGSTGDLWTELPNPLRWR; via the coding sequence GTGCACCGTCCCCCCAGCGTGGCGGCCGAGGTCGCCGAGGAGCTGGCGGCCGTCCGTCCCGGTCTGGTCGCCCGGTTCGAGGCCGAGCGGCCAGGGGCCCGTGCGGCCGTGCTGTCCCGGCTGTGGCGTGCCCTCGCCTTCGAACCGCTGCCGTGGGTCGAGGGCCGGGAGCGGTCCGGGGACGGGCTCGTCCTGCGCCTGCGGGACGGCCGCCGGCTGAGCGGTCCGGCCGCCGACCCGTACCGCACGGACGCGTACGTCCCGGTCGTACGGCTGGACCAGGTCGCGTACGACGATCCGGAGCGGCTGATGACCGACCTCTCCGTAGCGGGGTCGGCCTCCTTCGCGGCGGAACTCGGGCACAGTGCGGCGTCCTTGGCGCTGTCGCGCGCGGCACAGCCCCGGACGGCGCGGGAGGGGGCGCCGGAGAATCACCCGGACGAGTGGCCGGACAGCGGCTGGGGCTGGGAGCGGCGGGTGGTCGACGGGCACCCGTACCACCCCGGCTGCCGTGCGCGGCCCGGCTTCTCGGTGGCGGAGCAGCTCGCGTACGGGCCCGAACACGGGCCGGTGGTGGAGCTGGGGCTCGTGCCGGTCCCGGTGGCGGAGTGCCTGGTGACGGGGGTGTGGCCCGGGGAGTGGCGGGACGGGGCACGACTGCTGGTGCCGGTGCATCCGTGGCAGGCCGCGCACGTGCTCAAGCAGTCCTGCGGGGCCGGGCCCGCCGCGCATCCGCTGATGTCCCTGCGGACTCTCGCCGTGCCCGGCTCGGTGCACGTCAAGACCGCGCTGAGCGCGCGGCTGACGTCCTCGGTGCGGGACATCTCGATCGCCTCGATCGTCGCGTCGGCCGACCTGTCGTCGTTCGGGGAGGGGTTGGCGGCGCGCCTGGACGGCCTGCTCCACGTGACCCGCACGCTGGGCGCGGCCACCGCCCACTCCCCCGACCTGGCCGCCGTACTGCGCGAAGCGCCCGAGGCGTACGCCTCGACGGGCGAGCACGTCGTGCCGGTGGCCGCGCTGGCGACCACCGAACTGCCGCGCTCCCCCGCGTGGCTCGCCGCCTTCGCCCGTCTCGCGCTCACCGTCGGACTGCGCGCCCTGGAACTGGGCGTGGCCCTCGAGGCGCACGGGCAGAACCTCCTGGTCGTGCTGTCCGCGACGGGCGACCCGCTGCGCCTGGTCTACCGCGACCTGGCCGACATCCGCGTCTCCCCGGCCCGGCTGTCCCGGCACGGCATCGCGGCCCACGGCCTGCCCGCGCGGGTGCTGACCGACGAACCGCTCGCGCTGCGCCGGAAGTTGTTCGGTTCGCTGGTGGGAGGCGCGCTGGCGGCCACGGCGGGTTCGGGCCCGGCACTGCGGAAGGCCCTGGAGGCGGCGGTGCCCGAACTGCCCGGCGGCGACGACGTCGTGGCCCTGTGCGAGGGGCCGCTGCCGGTCAAGGCGCTGACCGCGATGCGGACTTCGCCGGGGAGTACGGGCGATCTGTGGACGGAGCTGCCCAATCCGCTGCGGTGGAGGTGA
- a CDS encoding helix-turn-helix domain-containing protein: MSQRNTRVTSQVVNAHACPVREVLDRVAGKWSVQILVAAAHGPIRFTELERGIEGISRRMLTLTLRNLERDGLVTRTVHPTVPPKVEYALTPVARELHASLQQLTDWAERNRLYVAEARAAYDTEHQPELTDA; this comes from the coding sequence ATGTCCCAGAGGAACACCCGTGTTACCTCGCAGGTGGTGAACGCGCACGCGTGCCCGGTCCGGGAAGTTCTTGACAGGGTCGCGGGGAAGTGGAGCGTGCAGATTTTGGTAGCCGCGGCGCACGGCCCGATCCGGTTCACCGAACTGGAGCGCGGCATCGAGGGCATCAGCCGCCGCATGCTGACCCTGACCCTGCGCAACCTGGAGCGCGACGGCCTGGTGACGCGCACCGTCCACCCGACGGTGCCGCCGAAGGTGGAGTACGCCCTGACGCCCGTGGCCCGTGAACTGCACGCCTCGCTGCAACAGCTGACGGACTGGGCCGAGCGCAACCGGCTGTACGTCGCCGAGGCCCGCGCGGCCTACGACACCGAGCACCAGCCGGAGCTGACGGACGCCTGA
- a CDS encoding NAD(P)-binding domain-containing protein gives MSGISIIGTGNMARTIGARAIAGGNTVEVMGRDRAKAAALAKTLGQGATTGEWGTAPAGDIVVVALLYDGVVSAVTQYGDALAGKVVVDISNPFNSTFDGLAHGEETSIAQEVAKVAPAGASVVKAFNTVFRHVLEKGRPDVFIAGDDARAKATVGAFVESLGLRPLDVGGLRMAHWLEGAGVVTVGLANHGVGNLDFSLSITGLPA, from the coding sequence ATGAGCGGCATCAGCATCATCGGCACCGGGAACATGGCCCGCACCATCGGCGCGCGGGCGATAGCGGGCGGCAACACCGTCGAGGTCATGGGCCGCGACCGGGCCAAGGCCGCCGCCCTGGCCAAGACCCTCGGACAAGGCGCCACGACGGGGGAATGGGGCACCGCCCCGGCCGGGGACATCGTCGTCGTCGCCCTGCTGTACGACGGCGTCGTGTCGGCCGTCACCCAGTACGGAGACGCTCTCGCGGGCAAGGTCGTCGTCGACATCAGCAACCCCTTCAACTCCACCTTCGACGGGCTGGCCCACGGCGAGGAGACCTCGATCGCACAGGAGGTCGCCAAGGTGGCCCCGGCCGGCGCCAGCGTGGTGAAGGCGTTCAACACCGTCTTCCGCCACGTCCTGGAGAAGGGCCGGCCCGACGTCTTCATCGCCGGTGACGACGCGCGGGCCAAGGCGACGGTGGGGGCGTTCGTCGAGAGCCTCGGACTGCGCCCGCTGGACGTCGGCGGCCTGAGGATGGCGCACTGGCTGGAAGGAGCGGGCGTGGTCACGGTGGGCCTCGCCAACCACGGGGTGGGGAACCTGGACTTCTCCCTGAGCATCACCGGACTTCCCGCCTGA
- a CDS encoding MFS transporter, whose product MTITTESPAAARGRTYSRWTSLVVLCTGALMTILDGNIVTVAMPAVQRDLGFTGPGLAWVVNAYLIPFGGLLLLAGRLGDLVGRKRMFTAGLALFTAASVLCGVATGREVLVAARAVQGVGGAMTMAVVLGMVVALFPEPRERARAIAVFSAVGAAGGALGTFLGGALTEALSWHWIFLINLPIGAAAWAAAVRVLAPDEAAGPGRGRGRGRGRGRGVDYPGAALVTGALMLTVYTITGAGGPGTLTTVLLSLAALALFAAFAVRQARAARPLLRLRMLRSRLLTGANTVQVLMVATMYGFQFIGALYLQRVLGYGELATGTAFLPAPVVIGVLMLGLSARTIGRFGAYRVLLAGLVLIVAGMALLSRAPVDGGYLTDVLPPMLLLAVGFAAAMPALTGLAMSGAREEDAGLASGLFNTTQVVGGSLGLAALSALAAARTDGLLGRGVTAVPATAEGYQLAFRAAAAIATAALALAAVVLRDRAGRRL is encoded by the coding sequence ATGACGATCACGACCGAGTCACCGGCCGCGGCACGCGGGCGGACGTACTCCCGCTGGACGTCGCTCGTCGTCCTGTGCACCGGGGCGCTGATGACAATCCTGGACGGCAACATCGTCACGGTGGCCATGCCCGCCGTCCAGCGCGACCTCGGCTTCACGGGGCCGGGCCTCGCGTGGGTCGTGAACGCGTACCTGATCCCGTTCGGCGGGCTGCTGCTGCTCGCGGGCCGGCTCGGCGACCTGGTGGGCCGCAAGCGGATGTTCACCGCCGGTCTCGCGCTGTTCACGGCGGCCTCCGTGCTGTGCGGGGTGGCCACCGGACGGGAGGTGCTGGTCGCGGCCCGTGCCGTCCAGGGGGTCGGCGGCGCGATGACCATGGCCGTGGTGCTGGGCATGGTGGTCGCGCTCTTCCCCGAGCCGCGCGAACGGGCCCGCGCCATCGCGGTGTTCAGCGCGGTCGGCGCGGCGGGCGGGGCACTGGGCACCTTCCTGGGCGGGGCCCTGACCGAGGCCCTGAGCTGGCACTGGATCTTCCTGATCAACCTGCCGATCGGGGCGGCCGCCTGGGCGGCGGCGGTCCGGGTCCTCGCCCCCGACGAGGCCGCGGGCCCCGGTCGCGGTCGCGGTCGCGGTCGCGGTCGCGGTCGCGGTGTGGACTACCCCGGGGCGGCCCTGGTCACGGGCGCGCTGATGCTGACGGTGTACACGATCACCGGTGCCGGCGGGCCGGGCACCCTCACCACGGTGCTCCTCTCCCTGGCCGCGCTCGCCCTGTTCGCCGCGTTCGCCGTCCGGCAGGCGCGGGCCGCTCGTCCGCTGCTGCGGCTGCGCATGCTGCGCTCACGGCTGCTGACGGGGGCGAACACCGTGCAGGTGCTGATGGTGGCGACGATGTACGGCTTCCAGTTCATCGGCGCGCTGTACCTCCAGCGGGTGCTGGGCTACGGGGAGTTGGCGACGGGGACGGCGTTCCTTCCGGCGCCGGTCGTGATCGGTGTGCTGATGCTGGGGCTCTCGGCCCGCACCATCGGGCGGTTCGGGGCGTACCGGGTGCTGCTGGCCGGGCTGGTGCTGATCGTGGCCGGCATGGCGCTGCTGAGCCGTGCGCCGGTGGACGGCGGCTACCTCACGGACGTACTGCCGCCGATGCTGCTCCTGGCCGTGGGCTTCGCCGCGGCGATGCCCGCGCTGACGGGGCTGGCGATGTCAGGGGCGCGCGAGGAGGACGCGGGGCTGGCATCCGGATTGTTCAACACCACGCAGGTGGTGGGCGGTTCGCTGGGACTGGCGGCGTTGTCGGCACTGGCCGCGGCCCGCACGGACGGGCTGCTCGGCCGGGGCGTGACCGCGGTGCCTGCCACGGCCGAGGGCTATCAGCTGGCGTTCCGGGCGGCGGCGGCGATCGCGACGGCCGCCCTGGCCCTGGCGGCGGTGGTCCTGCGGGACCGCGCGGGACGTCGACTCTGA
- a CDS encoding VWA domain-containing protein: protein MITRTRLAAGACALLAALAAGMAFPAGASAGEPTGEDAPKVDLVLDVSGSMRTRDIDGGTRMAAAKQAFNEVLDATPEEVELGIRTLGADYPGDDRKTGCKDTAQLYPVGPLDRTEAKTAVATLSPTGWTPIGPALLKAADDLDGGDGSKRIVLISDGEDTCAPLDPCEVAREIAAKGIGLTIDTLGLVPNAKMRQQLSCIAEATGGTYTSVEHTDELTDKVNQLVDRAADPVVTPVATEGADACAKAPTLKSGLYTDREEFGQQRWYRVDVEPGQELRASVSVGADRAVNPSYGVLLRAVTVHGREIVRGEAAGDGRTDVLSTGLRYPKAESDNDDEASAAAEAVCLQVTNSFSVAAGVKTAPGLPLELTVDVVDGPGDSDDVAAFGLGRGWWLLGLLVLVGFVAGLLWGWLSRWRFAIWRTN from the coding sequence ATGATCACAAGAACACGGCTGGCGGCGGGTGCCTGTGCCCTGCTCGCCGCGCTGGCGGCCGGGATGGCGTTCCCGGCCGGGGCGAGCGCCGGTGAACCCACGGGTGAGGACGCGCCGAAGGTCGACCTCGTGCTCGACGTCAGCGGTTCGATGCGGACGCGGGACATCGACGGCGGTACGCGCATGGCGGCGGCGAAGCAGGCGTTCAACGAGGTGCTCGACGCGACGCCGGAAGAGGTGGAGCTGGGCATCCGGACGCTCGGCGCGGACTACCCGGGCGACGACCGCAAGACCGGCTGCAAGGACACCGCGCAGCTCTACCCGGTCGGCCCGCTGGACCGCACCGAGGCGAAGACGGCGGTGGCGACCCTGTCGCCGACCGGCTGGACGCCGATCGGGCCCGCGCTGCTCAAGGCGGCGGACGACCTCGACGGCGGCGACGGCTCCAAGCGGATCGTGCTGATCAGCGACGGCGAGGACACCTGCGCCCCGCTCGACCCGTGCGAGGTGGCCCGTGAGATCGCCGCCAAGGGCATCGGGCTGACCATCGACACCCTGGGCCTGGTCCCCAACGCCAAGATGCGGCAGCAGCTCAGCTGCATCGCCGAGGCGACCGGCGGCACGTACACCTCGGTCGAGCACACCGACGAGCTGACCGACAAGGTCAACCAGTTGGTGGACCGGGCGGCCGACCCGGTGGTGACGCCGGTGGCCACCGAGGGCGCGGACGCGTGCGCGAAGGCGCCGACGCTCAAGTCCGGGCTGTACACCGATCGCGAGGAGTTCGGGCAGCAGCGCTGGTACCGGGTGGACGTGGAGCCCGGCCAGGAGCTGCGCGCCTCGGTGAGCGTGGGCGCCGACCGGGCCGTGAACCCGTCCTACGGGGTGCTGCTGCGCGCGGTGACGGTGCACGGCCGGGAGATCGTGCGCGGTGAGGCGGCGGGCGACGGCCGTACCGACGTGCTCTCGACGGGGCTGCGGTACCCGAAGGCGGAGAGCGACAACGACGACGAGGCGTCCGCGGCGGCCGAGGCCGTGTGCCTCCAGGTCACCAACTCCTTCTCGGTGGCCGCCGGCGTGAAGACCGCGCCCGGTCTGCCGCTGGAGCTGACCGTCGACGTCGTGGACGGCCCGGGCGACTCCGACGACGTGGCCGCCTTCGGCCTCGGGCGCGGCTGGTGGCTGCTCGGCCTGCTGGTGCTGGTCGGCTTCGTCGCCGGTCTGCTGTGGGGCTGGCTCTCTCGCTGGCGGTTCGCGATCTGGAGGACCAACTGA
- a CDS encoding pyridoxal phosphate-dependent aminotransferase has translation MEFRQSNKLSEVCYEIRGPVIEQANALEEAGHSVLRLNTGNPALFGFEAPEEIVQDMIRMLPRAHGYTDSRGILSARRAVAQRYQALGLEVDVDDVFLGNGVSELISMAVQALLEDGDEVLIPAPDFPLWTAVTTLAGGRAVHYLCDEQAEWYPDLADMESKITDRTKAVVIINPNNPTGAVYPKEIVEGILDLARRHGLMVFADEIYDQILYDDAVHHSAASLAPDLVVLTFCGLSKTYRVAGFRSGWLVVTGPKQHAKDYLEGLTMLASMRLCANAPAQYAIQAALGGRQSIRELTARGGRLHEQRDVAWEKLNEIPGVSCVKPKGALYAFPRIDPAVHKIHDDERFVLDLLLREKIQVVQGTGFNWPSPDHFRILTLPHAEDLEAAIGRIGRFLSGYRQ, from the coding sequence ATGGAGTTCCGGCAGTCGAACAAGCTCAGCGAGGTCTGTTACGAGATCCGCGGCCCGGTCATCGAGCAGGCCAACGCGCTGGAGGAGGCGGGCCACAGCGTCCTGCGCCTGAACACCGGCAACCCGGCCCTCTTCGGCTTCGAGGCGCCGGAGGAGATCGTGCAGGACATGATCCGCATGCTGCCCCGGGCGCACGGCTACACGGACTCGCGCGGCATCCTCTCCGCCCGCCGCGCCGTCGCCCAGCGCTACCAGGCGCTCGGCCTGGAGGTGGACGTGGACGACGTCTTCCTGGGCAACGGCGTCTCCGAGCTGATCTCCATGGCCGTACAGGCCCTGCTGGAGGACGGCGACGAGGTCCTGATCCCCGCCCCCGACTTCCCCCTCTGGACGGCGGTGACCACCCTCGCGGGCGGCAGGGCGGTCCACTACCTGTGCGACGAGCAGGCGGAGTGGTACCCGGACCTGGCCGACATGGAGTCGAAGATCACCGACCGCACCAAGGCGGTCGTCATCATCAACCCGAACAACCCCACCGGCGCCGTCTACCCCAAGGAGATCGTCGAGGGCATCCTCGACCTCGCCCGCCGGCACGGCCTGATGGTCTTCGCCGACGAGATCTACGACCAGATCCTGTACGACGACGCCGTGCACCACTCGGCCGCGTCCCTCGCCCCCGACCTGGTGGTGCTGACCTTCTGCGGCCTGTCCAAGACGTACCGGGTGGCGGGCTTCCGCTCCGGCTGGCTGGTGGTGACCGGGCCGAAGCAGCACGCGAAGGACTACCTGGAGGGCCTGACCATGCTGGCCTCCATGCGCCTGTGCGCCAACGCGCCCGCCCAGTACGCCATCCAGGCCGCGCTCGGCGGCCGCCAGTCCATCCGCGAGCTGACCGCTCGCGGCGGACGGCTGCACGAACAGCGGGACGTGGCCTGGGAGAAGCTCAACGAGATCCCCGGCGTCTCCTGCGTCAAGCCCAAGGGCGCGCTGTACGCTTTCCCGCGCATCGACCCGGCCGTCCACAAGATCCACGACGACGAGCGCTTCGTCCTGGACCTGCTGCTCCGCGAGAAGATCCAGGTCGTCCAGGGCACCGGCTTCAACTGGCCGAGCCCGGACCACTTCCGCATCCTGACGCTGCCCCACGCGGAGGACCTGGAGGCGGCGATCGGGCGCATCGGGCGGTTCCTGAGCGGGTACCGGCAGTAG
- a CDS encoding acyl-CoA thioesterase has translation MSEPFSVPVTVRGYETDTQGHLNQSVYLNYAEHARWSMLQAAGIRQADLVARGVGPVALETTLRFQRELLAGDEVTVSCAFEWGEGKTFRIRQLITKTDGTVAAEVEAVGGLMDLSERRLVPDPRQRFKELAARPELFGL, from the coding sequence GTGAGCGAACCGTTCTCCGTTCCCGTGACCGTCCGCGGGTACGAGACCGACACCCAGGGCCATCTGAACCAGTCGGTGTACCTGAACTACGCCGAGCACGCCCGCTGGTCGATGCTCCAGGCGGCCGGTATCCGGCAGGCGGACCTGGTCGCCCGCGGGGTCGGGCCGGTGGCGCTGGAGACGACCCTCCGGTTCCAGCGGGAGCTGCTCGCCGGTGACGAGGTCACGGTGAGCTGTGCCTTCGAGTGGGGGGAGGGCAAGACCTTCCGGATCCGGCAGCTCATCACCAAAACGGACGGCACGGTCGCCGCCGAGGTCGAGGCCGTCGGCGGGCTGATGGACCTGAGCGAGCGCAGGCTGGTGCCCGACCCGCGGCAGCGTTTCAAGGAGCTGGCGGCCCGGCCGGAGCTGTTCGGACTGTAG
- a CDS encoding TetR/AcrR family transcriptional regulator, with protein MTELEKGPTGRRRGRGARERILGASRQLFREQGINRTGMDQLCAAAEVSKRTVYQHFAGKDELVAEYLRRFDPTVLSNVFDRTDLTPRERLLAAFDVPASTPLCPYIAAAVELHDPEHPASQYAREYKKAVAGRLADTAREAGAADPEQLGEQLALLIDGAAARTRVLDADAFPAAAAIAAVLIDNALPAAVGDDRRREVVSS; from the coding sequence ATGACGGAGTTGGAGAAGGGCCCCACGGGCCGTCGCCGCGGCCGGGGCGCCCGCGAGCGCATCCTCGGCGCGTCCCGGCAGCTGTTCCGCGAGCAGGGCATCAACCGCACGGGCATGGACCAGCTCTGTGCGGCGGCCGAGGTGTCCAAGCGCACGGTGTACCAGCACTTCGCAGGCAAGGACGAACTCGTCGCCGAGTACCTGCGCCGGTTCGACCCCACCGTGCTGTCCAACGTGTTCGACCGCACCGACCTCACGCCCCGCGAACGACTCCTCGCCGCCTTCGACGTCCCCGCCAGCACCCCGCTGTGCCCCTACATCGCCGCGGCCGTCGAACTGCACGACCCCGAGCACCCCGCGTCCCAGTACGCACGCGAGTACAAGAAGGCCGTCGCCGGGCGGCTCGCCGACACCGCCCGCGAGGCCGGCGCCGCCGACCCCGAGCAGCTCGGCGAGCAGCTCGCGCTGCTCATCGACGGCGCCGCGGCGCGCACCCGGGTCCTCGACGCCGACGCCTTTCCCGCGGCCGCCGCCATCGCCGCGGTCCTCATCGACAACGCCCTCCCCGCGGCGGTCGGCGACGACCGGCGGCGGGAGGTGGTGTCCAGCTGA
- a CDS encoding histidine phosphatase family protein: MGDLFLVRHGETEWSRSGRHTGLTDVPLTEKGREQARSLVPLIRSHRIGAAFVSPFQRARETAELIGLHEVRIEPDLHEWDYGGYEGITTVEIHRSRPDWFLFTDGVAPGPPDRPGETPEQVGERADRVLATVEAAFANTEGCVVLVAHGHFLRVLTARHLGLPPSHGALFQLGTGTLCRLGTEHGRPVIAAWNVRPPS; this comes from the coding sequence ATGGGTGATCTTTTTCTGGTCCGGCACGGTGAGACCGAGTGGTCGCGGTCCGGGCGGCACACCGGGCTGACGGACGTCCCGCTGACCGAGAAGGGACGGGAGCAGGCGCGGAGCCTGGTGCCGTTGATCCGGTCGCACCGGATCGGGGCCGCCTTCGTCAGCCCTTTCCAGCGGGCCCGGGAGACGGCCGAGCTGATCGGGCTGCACGAGGTGCGGATCGAGCCGGACCTGCACGAGTGGGACTACGGCGGCTACGAGGGGATCACGACCGTCGAGATCCACCGGAGCCGACCGGACTGGTTCCTGTTCACGGACGGGGTCGCGCCCGGGCCGCCGGACCGCCCCGGGGAGACGCCCGAGCAGGTGGGCGAGCGGGCCGACCGGGTGCTCGCCACGGTGGAGGCCGCGTTCGCCAACACCGAGGGGTGCGTGGTGCTGGTGGCGCACGGGCACTTCCTGCGGGTGCTGACCGCCCGGCACCTGGGCCTTCCGCCCTCGCACGGGGCGCTGTTCCAGCTGGGCACGGGGACGTTGTGCCGGCTGGGCACGGAGCACGGGCGGCCGGTGATCGCCGCCTGGAATGTCAGACCTCCGTCGTAG